A part of Streptomyces sp. NBC_01451 genomic DNA contains:
- the rsmH gene encoding 16S rRNA (cytosine(1402)-N(4))-methyltransferase RsmH produces MSNSRHVPVMLQRCLDLLAPALERPGAVVVDCTLGLGGHSEALLARFPEARLVALDRDKEALRLSGERLAPFGERADLVHAVYDELPGVLDRLGLSKVDGVLFDLGVSSMQLDEADRGFAYAQDAPLDMRMDQTTGISAAEVLNTYPPGELVRILRAYGEEKQAKRIVSAVVRERGKEPFDNSARLVELIRDSLPQAAKRTGGNPAKRTFQALRIEVNGELTVLERAIPAAVKALAVGGRIAVLSYHSLEDRLVKQVFAAGAANTAPPGLPVVPERYQPRLKLLTRGAELPTEEEIAENRRAAPARLRGAQRIREDAE; encoded by the coding sequence TTGAGCAACAGTCGACATGTCCCGGTGATGCTCCAGCGGTGCCTGGACTTGTTGGCACCCGCACTGGAGCGGCCCGGGGCGGTCGTCGTCGACTGCACCCTCGGGCTCGGCGGCCACAGTGAGGCACTGCTCGCCCGTTTCCCCGAGGCCCGGCTCGTCGCCCTCGACCGCGACAAGGAGGCGCTGCGCCTCTCCGGGGAGCGGCTCGCACCCTTCGGCGAGCGGGCGGACCTGGTGCACGCGGTGTACGACGAACTGCCCGGCGTACTCGACCGGCTGGGCCTGTCGAAGGTCGACGGTGTCCTCTTCGACCTCGGTGTCTCCTCCATGCAACTCGACGAGGCCGACCGGGGGTTCGCCTACGCCCAGGACGCGCCGCTCGACATGCGCATGGACCAGACGACCGGCATCAGCGCCGCCGAGGTCCTCAACACCTACCCGCCGGGCGAACTCGTCCGGATCCTCCGGGCGTACGGCGAGGAGAAGCAGGCCAAGCGGATCGTCTCCGCGGTCGTGCGTGAGCGCGGCAAGGAGCCGTTCGACAACAGCGCCCGGCTCGTCGAACTGATCCGCGACTCGTTGCCGCAGGCCGCCAAGCGCACCGGCGGCAACCCCGCCAAGCGGACCTTCCAGGCGCTGCGCATCGAGGTCAACGGTGAACTCACCGTGCTGGAACGGGCGATCCCGGCCGCGGTGAAGGCGCTCGCGGTCGGCGGCCGGATCGCCGTCCTGTCGTACCACTCGCTCGAAGACCGGCTGGTGAAGCAGGTGTTCGCGGCCGGTGCCGCCAATACCGCGCCTCCCGGACTGCCGGTCGTGCCCGAGCGATACCAGCCCCGGCTCAAGCTGCTCACCCGTGGTGCCGAACTTCCCACCGAGGAAGAGATCGCCGAGAACCGGCGAGCCGCCCCCGCGCGACTGCGCGGGGCCCAGCGCATCAGGGAGGACGCCGAGTGA
- a CDS encoding septum formation initiator family protein — MSRNPELKGRAARLARLFPTGPGQAARTPFVLLVVFLLGGGLIALLVLNSALSEGGFRLDDLQKDTKSLTDEEQALQRDVDAYAAPDALQRRARELGMVPGGDPAFLDPDGTVRGVPGAAEPAALRIPAVIPPEANVLEPTPTPTATPTATPEATPTPTPALSAPASPERTPAADPTPTLPSTTPGR; from the coding sequence ATGAGTAGGAATCCCGAACTGAAGGGCCGGGCCGCCCGGTTGGCCCGGCTCTTCCCCACGGGGCCGGGCCAGGCCGCCCGTACCCCCTTCGTCCTGCTCGTCGTCTTCCTGCTGGGCGGCGGTCTCATCGCGCTCCTCGTGCTGAACTCCGCGCTCAGCGAGGGCGGGTTCCGCCTCGACGACCTGCAGAAGGACACCAAGAGCCTCACCGACGAGGAACAGGCGCTCCAGCGGGACGTGGACGCCTACGCCGCACCCGACGCCCTCCAGCGCCGGGCCAGGGAACTCGGCATGGTGCCCGGCGGTGACCCGGCCTTCCTCGACCCCGACGGCACCGTCAGGGGTGTTCCGGGGGCCGCGGAGCCGGCGGCGCTGCGGATCCCGGCGGTGATCCCGCCCGAGGCGAACGTCCTGGAGCCCACGCCGACGCCCACCGCCACCCCCACGGCTACGCCTGAGGCGACCCCCACGCCCACGCCGGCCCTCTCCGCTCCGGCGTCCCCGGAGCGGACCCCGGCAGCCGATCCCACCCCCACCCTCCCCTCCACGACCCCCGGCAGGTGA
- a CDS encoding peptidoglycan D,D-transpeptidase FtsI family protein yields the protein MSDREPPRRRVPAPARSARPGAPRRPGPGARPARRPAPNRPAGPKVIRLGSPRPRLRMVSLALALVMIAFVVRLLQVQAVDASEYAAKAEQNRYVGRTLAAERGEITDRNGVELATSVDAYDITADPSMFTPKSTKLGDAPEQAAALLAPILGQDADGIAEKLKTPDTRYTLLAHRQTPQVWTQIKDLKSTLAAKSGTDPDTVNVLAGVLAVPASKRVYPNGGLAAGLLGWVSADGKGGGGLEQQLNGELAGQDGEIRYAQSGGRQVPTADSTETPAVPGSDIELTIDRDIQWAAQNAITEQVKKSKADRGYVIVQDTRTGQILAMANSPGFDPNDLTRANPNALGNAALQDAYEPGSTAKVMSMAAVLEENVATPATHVVVPNRLHRGDRLFKDDIDHPTWYLTLNGVLAKSSNIGTILATGQLGRTQAQSNQVLYSYLRKFGLGSYSGLDFPGETKGILAPPGDWSTSQQFTIPFGQGVSLNAMQAASVYSTIANGGVRVEPTLIRGTKGADGRFTPAAEPKKTRVVSAKTAKTLAKMLESVVDDEEGTGAKARIPGYRVAGKTGTANRVDPATGRYHGYTSSFAGFAPADNPRITVYCAIQNATKGSYFGGQICGPIYKEVMEFALKTLQVPPTGARAANLPVAFTP from the coding sequence GTGTCCGACAGGGAACCGCCGCGCCGTCGCGTGCCCGCCCCGGCCAGGTCGGCCCGCCCCGGCGCCCCCCGGCGCCCGGGCCCCGGCGCCCGCCCCGCCCGCCGCCCCGCCCCCAACCGGCCCGCCGGGCCCAAGGTCATCCGGCTCGGCAGCCCCCGGCCCCGGCTGCGCATGGTCAGCCTCGCGCTGGCCCTGGTGATGATCGCCTTTGTCGTACGACTGCTCCAGGTGCAGGCCGTCGACGCGAGCGAGTACGCCGCCAAGGCCGAGCAGAACCGGTACGTCGGCCGCACCCTGGCCGCCGAACGCGGCGAGATCACCGACCGCAACGGCGTCGAACTGGCGACCAGCGTGGACGCGTACGACATCACCGCCGACCCGTCGATGTTCACGCCGAAGAGCACGAAACTGGGCGACGCCCCCGAGCAGGCCGCCGCTCTCCTCGCGCCGATCCTCGGGCAGGACGCGGACGGCATCGCCGAGAAGCTGAAGACGCCGGACACGCGCTACACGCTGCTCGCGCACCGCCAGACCCCCCAGGTGTGGACGCAGATCAAGGACCTGAAGTCCACCCTGGCCGCCAAGTCCGGAACCGACCCGGACACCGTCAACGTCCTCGCCGGTGTGCTGGCCGTGCCCGCCAGCAAGCGCGTCTATCCGAACGGCGGACTCGCCGCCGGACTGCTGGGCTGGGTCAGCGCCGACGGCAAGGGCGGCGGCGGCCTCGAACAGCAGCTGAACGGCGAACTGGCCGGGCAGGACGGCGAGATCCGCTACGCACAGTCAGGAGGACGGCAGGTGCCCACCGCCGACTCCACCGAGACGCCCGCTGTGCCCGGTTCCGACATCGAACTGACCATCGACCGCGACATCCAGTGGGCCGCGCAGAACGCCATCACCGAGCAGGTCAAGAAGTCGAAGGCGGACCGCGGGTACGTGATAGTGCAGGACACCCGGACCGGCCAGATCCTGGCCATGGCCAACTCGCCCGGCTTCGACCCCAACGACCTCACCAGGGCGAACCCGAACGCGCTCGGCAACGCGGCCCTCCAGGACGCCTACGAGCCCGGTTCCACAGCCAAGGTCATGTCGATGGCCGCCGTACTGGAGGAGAACGTCGCCACCCCCGCGACCCATGTCGTCGTGCCCAACCGGCTGCACCGGGGCGACCGGCTCTTCAAGGACGACATCGACCACCCGACCTGGTACCTCACCCTCAACGGCGTGCTCGCCAAGTCCAGCAACATCGGCACCATCCTCGCCACCGGGCAGCTCGGCAGGACCCAGGCGCAGTCCAACCAGGTCCTCTACTCCTATCTGCGCAAGTTCGGCCTCGGCAGCTACAGCGGGCTCGACTTCCCCGGTGAGACCAAGGGCATCCTCGCGCCGCCCGGCGACTGGTCGACCTCGCAGCAGTTCACGATTCCTTTCGGCCAGGGCGTCTCCCTCAACGCGATGCAGGCAGCCTCCGTCTACTCGACGATCGCCAACGGCGGCGTCCGCGTGGAGCCGACCCTGATCCGGGGCACCAAGGGCGCCGACGGCCGGTTCACGCCCGCCGCCGAACCGAAGAAGACCCGGGTCGTCAGTGCGAAGACGGCGAAGACCCTCGCCAAGATGCTGGAGTCCGTCGTGGACGACGAGGAGGGCACCGGCGCCAAGGCGCGCATTCCCGGCTACCGGGTGGCGGGCAAGACGGGTACGGCCAACCGTGTGGATCCGGCCACCGGCCGCTACCACGGCTACACGTCGTCTTTCGCCGGGTTCGCGCCCGCCGACAACCCCCGCATCACCGTCTACTGCGCCATCCAGAACGCCACCAAGGGCAGTTACTTCGGAGGTCAGATCTGTGGCCCCATCTACAAGGAGGTCATGGAGTTCGCCCTGAAGACCCTTCAGGTGCCGCCCACCGGGGCCAGGGCCGCGAATCTCCCCGTGGCCTTCACACCCTGA
- a CDS encoding UDP-N-acetylmuramoyl-L-alanyl-D-glutamate--2,6-diaminopimelate ligase: protein MTYPGPPRPVHVSATPLAELVGQLGAPQPPAPRNAEQEGIVAVTGITHDSRAVRPGDLYAALPGARLHGADFVTQAAGLGAAAVLTDPTGAERAAATGLPVLVADDPRARMGELAATIYGRPGRDLLQIGITGTSGKTTTAYLVEGGLRTERATGLIGTVETRIGDERIKSERTTPEATDLQALFAVMRERGVEAVAMEVSSHALVLGRVDGCVFDIAVFSNLSPEHMEFHSGMEDYFQAKARLFTPERSRLGVVNHDDAYGRRLAREATVPVVTFSAEGHPDADWRAEDVQVGPMDSTFTVVGPKDQRISARSPLAGTFNVANTLAAIVALAEAGFDPQTAADGIAAVPGVPGRLERVDAGQPYLAVVDYAHKTDAVESVLRALRKVTEGSLHVVLGCGGDRDTIKRAPMGAAVARLADTAVLTSDNPRSEDPLAILAAMLEGAASVPAHERGEVQVFEDRAAAIAAAVARARPGDTVLVAGKGHEQGQDIAGVVRPFDDRQVLREAIQKTQG from the coding sequence GTGACATATCCGGGACCGCCGAGGCCGGTTCACGTCTCCGCCACACCCCTCGCGGAACTGGTCGGCCAGCTGGGTGCCCCACAGCCCCCGGCCCCGCGGAACGCAGAGCAGGAGGGGATCGTCGCGGTCACGGGCATCACCCACGACTCGCGCGCCGTCCGCCCCGGCGACCTGTACGCCGCCCTCCCGGGGGCCAGGCTGCACGGCGCCGACTTCGTGACGCAGGCCGCCGGCCTCGGCGCAGCCGCCGTGCTGACCGACCCCACCGGCGCCGAACGCGCCGCCGCCACCGGGCTTCCGGTGCTGGTGGCCGACGACCCGCGCGCGCGGATGGGCGAACTGGCGGCCACCATCTACGGCCGTCCGGGGCGCGACCTGCTCCAGATCGGGATCACCGGCACCTCCGGCAAGACCACCACCGCGTACCTCGTCGAGGGCGGCCTCCGGACGGAGCGGGCCACCGGGCTGATCGGCACGGTCGAGACGCGCATCGGCGACGAGCGCATCAAGTCCGAACGCACCACTCCCGAGGCCACCGACCTCCAGGCCCTGTTCGCGGTGATGCGCGAGCGCGGGGTGGAGGCGGTCGCCATGGAGGTCTCCAGCCACGCGCTGGTCCTCGGCCGGGTCGACGGCTGCGTCTTCGACATCGCCGTCTTCAGCAACCTCAGCCCGGAACACATGGAGTTCCACTCCGGCATGGAGGACTACTTCCAGGCCAAGGCGCGGCTGTTCACTCCCGAACGCAGCAGGCTCGGGGTCGTCAACCACGACGACGCCTACGGCCGGCGGCTCGCCCGGGAGGCCACCGTCCCGGTCGTCACCTTCTCCGCCGAGGGCCACCCGGACGCCGACTGGCGTGCCGAGGACGTCCAGGTCGGCCCGATGGACTCGACGTTCACGGTGGTCGGCCCCAAGGACCAGCGGATCAGCGCCAGGTCGCCGCTCGCGGGCACCTTCAACGTCGCCAACACCCTCGCCGCGATCGTCGCCCTCGCCGAGGCCGGGTTCGACCCGCAGACCGCCGCCGACGGCATCGCCGCCGTACCGGGAGTGCCGGGGCGCCTGGAGCGGGTGGACGCGGGCCAGCCGTATCTCGCGGTCGTCGACTACGCGCACAAGACGGACGCCGTCGAATCGGTGCTGCGCGCGCTGCGCAAGGTCACCGAGGGCAGCCTGCACGTGGTGCTCGGCTGCGGCGGGGACCGGGACACCATCAAACGCGCCCCCATGGGCGCCGCCGTGGCCCGGCTCGCCGACACCGCCGTACTGACCTCCGACAACCCCCGCTCCGAGGACCCCCTCGCGATCCTCGCGGCCATGCTCGAAGGCGCGGCCTCCGTGCCGGCCCACGAGCGCGGCGAGGTCCAGGTGTTCGAGGACCGGGCCGCGGCCATCGCCGCCGCCGTGGCCCGCGCGCGGCCCGGGGACACCGTGCTGGTCGCGGGCAAGGGCCACGAGCAGGGCCAGGACATCGCCGGGGTGGTCCGTCCGTTCGACGACCGCCAGGTGCTTCGCGAAGCTATCCAGAAGACCCAGGGATGA
- a CDS encoding UDP-N-acetylmuramoyl-tripeptide--D-alanyl-D-alanine ligase, with protein sequence MIALSLAEIAEVVGGQTHDIPDPSVQVTGQVVRDSREVEPGSLFVAFAGEHVDGHDFAAAVVEAGAVAVLASRPVGVPAVVVDDVQRALGALARHVVQKLGATLVALTGSAGKTSTKDLIAQVLRHRAPTVFTPGSLNNEIGLPLTALSATEETRFLVLEMGARGIGHIRYLTELTPPQIGLVINVGTAHIGEFGGREQIAQAKGELVEALPSEADGGAAILNADDPLVRAMATRTKAKVIFFGESGEADVRAENVRLTDKGQPAFRLHTPSGASDVTMRLYGEHHVSNALAAAAVAHELGMSADEIATALSEAGSLSRWRMEVTERPDGVTIVNDAYNANPESMRAALRALAAMGRASQAQGGRTWAVLGKMAELGDEALAEHDAVGRLAVRLNVGKLVAVGGREASWLQLGAYNEGSWGEESVHVSDAQAAVDLLRSELRPGDVVLVKASRSVGLERVAQALLPGAAEGEVSAR encoded by the coding sequence GTGATCGCCCTCTCTCTCGCCGAGATCGCTGAAGTCGTCGGCGGGCAGACGCACGACATACCGGATCCGTCGGTCCAGGTCACCGGACAGGTCGTCAGGGACTCCCGTGAGGTGGAGCCCGGCAGCCTCTTCGTCGCCTTCGCCGGCGAGCACGTCGACGGCCACGACTTCGCGGCCGCGGTCGTCGAGGCGGGCGCGGTCGCCGTACTGGCCTCCCGCCCGGTCGGCGTGCCCGCGGTCGTCGTGGACGACGTACAGCGGGCGCTGGGCGCCCTCGCGCGGCACGTGGTCCAGAAGCTCGGCGCCACCCTCGTGGCCCTCACCGGCTCCGCGGGCAAGACCAGCACCAAGGATCTGATCGCCCAGGTGCTCCGGCACAGGGCACCGACGGTCTTCACGCCCGGCTCGCTCAACAACGAGATCGGACTGCCGCTGACCGCGCTGAGCGCCACCGAGGAGACCAGGTTCCTGGTCCTGGAGATGGGCGCCCGCGGGATCGGTCACATCCGCTATCTGACGGAACTGACGCCCCCGCAGATCGGCCTCGTCATCAACGTGGGCACCGCCCACATCGGCGAGTTCGGCGGACGCGAGCAGATCGCACAGGCGAAGGGCGAGCTCGTCGAGGCGCTGCCCTCCGAGGCCGACGGCGGTGCCGCGATCCTCAACGCCGACGATCCCCTCGTGCGGGCCATGGCGACTCGAACAAAGGCGAAGGTGATCTTCTTCGGCGAGTCCGGCGAAGCGGACGTACGCGCCGAGAACGTGCGACTCACGGACAAGGGACAGCCTGCCTTCAGGCTCCACACACCCTCCGGTGCAAGCGACGTGACCATGCGCCTGTACGGTGAGCATCACGTGTCGAACGCGCTCGCCGCCGCCGCCGTCGCCCATGAGCTGGGCATGTCCGCAGACGAGATCGCCACCGCGCTCTCCGAGGCGGGCTCCCTCTCCCGCTGGCGGATGGAGGTCACCGAGCGCCCGGACGGCGTGACGATTGTCAACGACGCCTACAACGCGAACCCCGAGTCCATGCGAGCGGCTTTGCGCGCGCTCGCGGCCATGGGCAGGGCCTCACAGGCACAGGGGGGACGTACGTGGGCGGTGCTCGGCAAGATGGCCGAGCTCGGGGACGAGGCGCTCGCCGAGCACGACGCGGTCGGACGGCTGGCCGTCCGGCTCAATGTCGGCAAGCTCGTCGCGGTCGGGGGCAGGGAAGCGTCCTGGCTCCAACTGGGCGCATATAACGAGGGTTCGTGGGGTGAGGAGTCGGTGCACGTGTCCGACGCACAGGCGGCTGTCGACCTGTTGCGCAGCGAGTTGCGCCCGGGGGATGTCGTGCTCGTGAAGGCGTCCCGGTCGGTCGGGCTCGAACGGGTGGCGCAGGCGCTGCTCCCCGGTGCTGCCGAGGGTGAGGTTTCCGCCCGATGA
- the mraY gene encoding phospho-N-acetylmuramoyl-pentapeptide-transferase, with product MMNQILFSGVIGMFLTLIGTPLLIKLLARKGYGQYIRDDGPREHHAKRGTPTMGGIAFILATVIAYFLSKVITGKPPTFSGVLVLGLMAGMGLVGFLDDYIKIVKRRSLGLRAKAKMAGQLTGGIAFAVLSLQFADDRGNTPASTKLSFVQDFGWTIGPVLFVVWALFMILAMSNGVNLTDGLDGLATGASVLVFGAYTFIGVWQFQESCANAVTLTNPSACYEVRDPLDLAVVSSALMGACLGFLWWNTSPAKIFMGDTGSLALGGALAGLAICSRTELLLALLGGLFVLITMSVVIQVGSFRMTGKRVFRMAPLQHHFELKGWSEVLVVVRFWIIQGICVIVGLGIFYAGWAADK from the coding sequence ATGATGAACCAGATCCTGTTCTCGGGCGTCATCGGTATGTTCCTGACGCTGATCGGCACCCCGCTGCTGATCAAGCTGCTGGCACGGAAGGGCTACGGCCAGTACATCCGTGACGACGGCCCGCGCGAGCACCACGCCAAGCGCGGTACGCCGACCATGGGCGGTATCGCCTTCATCCTGGCGACGGTCATCGCGTACTTCCTGTCCAAGGTGATCACCGGCAAGCCGCCGACCTTCTCCGGGGTGCTGGTGCTCGGCCTGATGGCGGGTATGGGCCTGGTCGGCTTCCTGGACGACTACATCAAGATCGTCAAGCGGCGTTCGCTCGGTCTGCGGGCCAAGGCGAAGATGGCCGGCCAGCTGACCGGCGGTATCGCCTTCGCGGTGCTCTCGCTTCAGTTCGCGGACGACCGCGGCAACACGCCGGCCTCGACGAAGCTCTCCTTCGTCCAGGACTTCGGGTGGACCATCGGTCCGGTGCTGTTCGTCGTCTGGGCGCTCTTCATGATCCTCGCGATGTCGAACGGCGTGAACCTGACGGACGGTCTGGACGGCCTCGCCACCGGCGCCTCCGTCCTCGTCTTCGGCGCCTACACGTTCATCGGCGTCTGGCAGTTCCAGGAGTCCTGCGCCAACGCGGTGACCCTGACCAACCCGTCCGCCTGTTACGAGGTACGAGATCCGCTGGACCTCGCCGTCGTCTCCTCGGCGCTGATGGGTGCCTGCCTCGGCTTCCTGTGGTGGAACACGTCACCCGCCAAGATCTTCATGGGAGACACCGGTTCCCTGGCCCTGGGCGGCGCGCTCGCCGGCCTCGCGATCTGCTCCCGTACGGAACTGCTGCTGGCCCTCCTCGGCGGCCTGTTCGTCCTGATCACCATGTCGGTGGTCATCCAGGTCGGCTCGTTCCGCATGACCGGCAAGCGGGTGTTCCGAATGGCGCCGCTCCAGCACCACTTCGAACTCAAGGGGTGGTCCGAGGTCCTTGTCGTGGTCCGCTTCTGGATCATCCAGGGCATCTGCGTGATCGTCGGACTGGGCATCTTCTACGCGGGATGGGCGGCCGACAAGTGA
- the murD gene encoding UDP-N-acetylmuramoyl-L-alanine--D-glutamate ligase: MGGRQVTSGQGSDWEGMRVTVAGLGVSGISAARALTALGALVTVVDGGDSEAHRERAAALEGIEVRLGDAETLPEGTGLVVTSPGWKPSSPLFAAAAEAGVDVVGDVEIAWRLRGPDAPPWLAVTGTNGKTTTTQMLASILRAAGLRTAAVGNIGTPIIDVVLGEEPYNDLDVLAVELSSYQLHWAPSLRAHSAAVLNLAPDHLDWHGSMEAYAADKGRVYEGNRVACVYNVADKATEDMVRGADVEEGCRAVGFTLGAPGPSQLGVVEGILVDRAFVENRQRNAQELAEVSDVDPPAPHNIANALAAAALARAFGVPPKAVRDGLRAFTPDAHRIAHVADVDGVAYVDDSKATNTHAAEASLAAYESIVWIAGGLAKGATFDELVARSAKRLRGVVLIGADRAQIGEALARHAPEVPVVDLDRTDTGAMLAAVQEARRLAEAGDTVLLAPACASMDMFANYNKRGDAFAQAVRELGAGT; encoded by the coding sequence ATGGGCGGCCGACAAGTGACGTCCGGTCAGGGCAGCGACTGGGAGGGCATGCGGGTCACCGTCGCCGGTCTCGGGGTGAGCGGCATCAGCGCCGCCCGCGCCCTGACCGCCCTCGGCGCCCTGGTCACCGTCGTGGACGGCGGTGACTCCGAGGCCCACCGGGAACGTGCGGCGGCCCTGGAGGGCATCGAGGTACGCCTCGGTGACGCGGAGACGCTGCCCGAGGGGACCGGACTCGTCGTCACCTCGCCGGGCTGGAAGCCGAGTTCACCGCTGTTCGCGGCGGCGGCCGAGGCGGGCGTGGACGTCGTCGGCGACGTGGAGATCGCCTGGCGGCTGCGCGGCCCGGACGCACCGCCCTGGCTCGCGGTCACCGGCACCAACGGCAAGACGACCACCACCCAGATGCTCGCCTCGATCCTGCGCGCGGCCGGCCTGCGTACGGCCGCCGTCGGCAACATCGGCACACCGATCATCGACGTCGTCCTCGGCGAGGAGCCCTACAACGATCTCGACGTCCTCGCCGTCGAACTCTCCAGCTACCAGCTGCACTGGGCGCCCTCCCTGCGCGCCCATTCCGCCGCCGTCCTCAACCTCGCCCCCGACCACCTCGACTGGCACGGCTCCATGGAGGCGTACGCCGCCGACAAGGGCCGCGTCTACGAGGGCAACCGGGTCGCCTGCGTCTACAACGTCGCCGACAAGGCGACCGAGGACATGGTGCGCGGCGCGGACGTAGAGGAGGGCTGCCGGGCCGTCGGGTTCACGCTCGGGGCGCCCGGACCGTCCCAACTCGGCGTCGTGGAGGGCATCCTGGTCGACCGCGCGTTCGTCGAGAACCGGCAGCGGAACGCCCAGGAACTGGCCGAGGTCTCGGACGTCGACCCGCCGGCCCCGCACAACATCGCCAACGCCCTTGCCGCGGCTGCCCTCGCCCGCGCCTTCGGGGTGCCCCCGAAGGCGGTCCGGGACGGCCTCCGGGCCTTCACCCCGGACGCCCACCGCATCGCGCACGTGGCCGACGTGGACGGGGTCGCCTACGTCGACGACTCCAAGGCGACCAACACCCACGCGGCAGAGGCCTCCTTGGCGGCGTACGAGTCGATCGTGTGGATCGCCGGCGGGCTCGCCAAGGGCGCGACCTTCGACGAACTGGTCGCCAGGTCGGCGAAGCGGCTTCGCGGCGTGGTGCTGATCGGCGCCGACCGTGCGCAGATCGGCGAAGCCCTCGCGCGACACGCCCCGGAAGTACCCGTCGTCGACCTCGACCGGACCGACACTGGGGCGATGCTCGCGGCTGTTCAGGAGGCCCGGCGGCTTGCCGAGGCGGGCGACACGGTGCTGCTGGCCCCGGCCTGTGCCTCCATGGACATGTTCGCCAACTACAACAAGCGCGGTGACGCGTTCGCGCAGGCCGTTCGCGAACTCGGTGCGGGGACCTGA
- the ftsW gene encoding putative lipid II flippase FtsW — protein MPSSRTGRAPVQGAVRVRRPAAPRPPRDNPVRRLHRRVQRAWDRPLTAYYVILGGSLLITVLGLVMVYSASQIKALQLSLPGSYFFRKQFLAATIGGVLLFAAARMPVKLHRALAYPILAGSVFLMILVQVPGIGMAINGNQNWISLGGSFQIQPSEFGKLALVLWGADLIARKEDKRLLTQWKHMLVPLVPVAFMLLGLIMLGGDMGTAIILTAILFGLLWLAGAPTRLFVGVLSVAMFIGLVLIKTSPNRMARFQCIGATEPGTGATSCWQAVHGIYALASGGLFGSGLGASVEKWGQLPEAHTDFIFAVTGEELGLAGTLSVLALFAALGYAGIRVAGRTEDPFVRYAAGGVTTWITAQAVINIGAVLGLLPIAGVPLPLFSYGGSALLPTMFAVGLLIAFARDEPGARAALSLRQPRFGRKRGTGGPVSDRSPRRWNTMRRRASAARSSGER, from the coding sequence ATGCCCAGTAGTCGTACCGGTCGGGCGCCCGTGCAGGGAGCTGTGCGGGTCCGTAGGCCCGCCGCTCCCCGGCCGCCCCGTGACAACCCCGTACGCCGTCTCCACAGGCGCGTGCAGCGGGCCTGGGACCGGCCGCTGACCGCGTACTACGTGATCCTCGGGGGCTCCCTGCTGATCACGGTGCTCGGGCTGGTGATGGTCTACTCGGCCTCCCAGATCAAGGCGCTCCAGCTGTCGCTGCCCGGTTCCTACTTCTTCCGCAAGCAGTTCCTCGCGGCCACGATCGGCGGCGTGCTGCTGTTCGCCGCCGCGCGCATGCCGGTGAAGCTGCACCGGGCCCTCGCCTACCCGATCCTCGCCGGCTCGGTCTTCCTGATGATCCTGGTGCAGGTGCCCGGGATAGGGATGGCGATCAACGGCAACCAGAACTGGATCTCGCTGGGCGGCTCCTTCCAGATCCAGCCGAGTGAGTTCGGCAAGCTCGCCCTGGTGCTGTGGGGCGCCGACCTGATCGCGCGCAAGGAGGACAAGCGGCTGCTCACACAGTGGAAGCACATGCTGGTGCCGCTGGTCCCGGTGGCCTTCATGCTGCTCGGCCTGATCATGCTCGGCGGCGACATGGGGACGGCGATCATCCTCACCGCCATCCTGTTCGGGCTGCTGTGGCTGGCCGGGGCGCCCACCCGGCTGTTCGTGGGCGTGCTGTCCGTCGCCATGTTCATCGGCCTCGTCCTCATCAAGACCAGCCCCAACCGCATGGCCCGCTTCCAGTGCATCGGCGCCACCGAGCCCGGCACCGGGGCCACCTCCTGCTGGCAGGCCGTGCACGGCATCTACGCGCTCGCCTCCGGTGGCCTGTTCGGGTCGGGCCTCGGCGCGAGTGTGGAAAAATGGGGGCAACTGCCCGAAGCCCACACCGACTTCATCTTTGCCGTCACCGGTGAGGAACTGGGCCTGGCGGGGACGCTGTCGGTACTCGCCCTCTTCGCGGCCCTAGGCTATGCGGGTATCCGCGTGGCCGGACGCACGGAGGACCCCTTCGTGAGGTACGCCGCGGGAGGTGTGACCACCTGGATCACCGCTCAGGCAGTGATCAACATCGGTGCGGTGCTCGGCCTGCTGCCGATCGCCGGTGTCCCGCTCCCGCTGTTCTCCTACGGGGGCTCCGCCCTGCTGCCGACCATGTTCGCCGTCGGACTGCTGATCGCCTTCGCCCGCGACGAACCGGGTGCGCGGGCGGCGCTTTCGTTGCGGCAACCCCGCTTTGGTAGAAAGCGGGGAACCGGGGGCCCGGTGTCCGATCGGAGCCCCCGGAGATGGAACACGATGAGACGGCGTGCCTCGGCGGCGCGTTCGTCCGGAGAGCGGTGA